The genomic stretch TGCGCTGGGTGACCAGGCTGCGCGCGGCCGAGTTGGGCACGTAGCCCAGCTCGTCGATCGCGCGCAGCACGGCGTCGCGGATGTCCGGCGCCACCGTCGTCTGCCCGTTGACCACGCGGGAGGCGGTGGCACGCGAGACCCCCGCCCGGGCGGCGACCGCCTCCAGGGTCGGGCGTCTCATAAGGGAACTCACGTGGAAAATCTACAGCCCGTTTCTGGCGATGACGTCGCGATACCAGAGAGCGCTGTCCTTGAGCACCCGGGTCTGCGTCGGGTAGTCCACGTGCACGATGCCGAACCGCCGCCGGTAGCCCTCCGCCCATTCGAAGTTGTCCAGCAGCGACCAGACCAGATAGCCGCGCAGGTCCGCTCCGGCCTGGACGGCCCGCCACACCTCGCGCAGGTGCCCGTCCAGGTACGCCAGCCGGTCGGCGTCGTGCACCCGGCCGTTCTCCACGACGTCGTCGAAGGCCGCGCCGTTCTCCGTGACCATGAGGCCGACCTCGGGATAGTCGTGTGAGAGCCGGATCAGCAGCCGGGACAGGCCGTCGGGGACGATCGGCCAGCCCATGGCGGTCGTCGGCGCGTCCGCCGCGGCGAAGCGCACGTCCTCCGAGCCCGGCCAGGCGGCGTCGGCGGGCAGGCCGGGGCCTGATTCGACGACGCACGGGTTGTAGTAGTTGATGCCGATCAGGTCGATCGGTGCGTTGATCAGCGCCAGGTCGCCGTCCCGGATGTGCTCGGTCCCGCCGTTGCGCGCCGCCGCCTCCAGAACCTCGGCCGGGTACGTGCCGTGCACGGCCGGGTCGAGGAACTGCCGGGTCAGCAGCGCGTGGATGCGGTGAACGGCGGCCGCGTCCGCCTCGCTCGGCACCGCGGAAGGGTCGCCGACCTGGGCAGGCGTGAGCACCGGCGCGGAGTTGACCACCAGCATGACGGTCCCGGGCCGCAGCCGGCGCGCGGCCAGTCCGTGGCCGAGCAGCAGGTGGTGGGCCGAGCGCATGGCCTCGGCCGGGTCGCGGCGGCCCGGCGCGTGCACGCCGTTTCCGTAGCCGAGGTATGCCGAGACCCACGGCTCGTTCAGCGTGGCCCAGGTGTGGACGCGGTCGCCGAGCCGGTCGTGCACGGCCGCGGCGTAGTCGGCGAACCGGTAGGCCGTGTCGCGATTTGTCCAACCACCGCGGTCTTCGAGGGCTTGGGGAAGATCCCAGTGATAAAGCGTGGCATAGGGCGAAATTTCGGCGGCTAGCAGCTCATCCACGAGCTTGTCGTAGAACGCCAGCCCACGCGGGTTGACCGGCCCCGCACCGTCGGGCTGGATGCGCGGCCACGCGATCGAGAACCGGTAGGCCCCCAGCCGCAACTCGCGCATCAGCCCGATGTCGTCCTTGTAGCGGTGGTAGTGGTCGCACGCCACGTCGCCGGTGTCGCCGTCCACGACCTTCCCGGGGGTGTGGGAGAAGGTGTCCCAGATCGACTGGCCCCGCCCGTCCTCCTTGACCGCCCCCTCGATCTGATAGGAGGCCGTCGCGGCTCCCCAGACGAAGTCCTCGGGAAAGATCATCCCTTTACAGCTCCTTGCATGATTCCGCCGATGATGTGCTTGCCGAAGAGGGCGAAGACGGCCACGAGCGGCAGGGTCCCGATCGCGGTGCCGGCCAGGCCCAGCACGTAGTCGTTGACGTACCCACTGGCCAGTGTCGACAAGGCCACCTGGACCGTCGGGTTGTCCGGGGTCAGGACGACGAGCGGCCAGAAGTAGTCGTTCCAGGCCGACATGAACGTCAGCATGCCGAGCACCGCCGCCGCCGGCCGCGCGGCAGGCAACACGACGTGCCAGAACAGCCCCCACGTCGAGCACCCGTCCACCCTGCCGGCCTCCAGCAGCTCGGTGGGCAGCGCGCGCGACAGGTACTGGGTCATGAAGAACACGCCGAACGCGTTGACCAGCGCCGGCACGATCAACGCATAGTTGGTGCCGGTCCACTCCAGCTTCACCATGAGCATGTAGAGCGGGATGATGCCGAGCTGCGCCGGGACCATCATGGTGGCGACCGTGATGACCAGCATGATGTTCCTGCCCCGGAACGCGAGCTTGGCGAAGGCGAACCCCGCCAGCGTCGAGAAGAACATCACGGCGATCGAGATCGACCCCGCCACGATGAGGGAGTTGACCAGCGCGAGCCCGAACGGCACCGTGTCGAAGACCCGCGAGACGTTGGCGAAGAAGTTCCCGCCGGGGATCAGCGGCGGCGGCACCTGGGCCAGCGCCGAGTTGTGCCGGGAGGCCACGACGACGCTGTAGTAGAGCGGGAACGCCGAGAAGAACGCCACCGCGATCAGGGTCAGATAGCGCAGCCTCATACCAGCCCGCCCTTCACCCTGCGGGTGATCAGGAAGTTGATCCCGGCGACGAACACCACGGCCAGGAACATCAGCCAGGACGCGGCCGAGGCGTAGCCGAAGTCGAACGTCGAGTTCGCGAAGCCCTGCTCGTAGACGAACAACGCGAGCGTCTGGAACTGCCGGTCCGGGCCGCCGGTGGCGATGCCGCCCCCGCCGCCGCTGCTCTGCCCGAACAACATGGGCTCGGCGATGATCTGCATGGCGCCGATCGTCGAGACGATGACGACGAAGACGATCGTCGGGCGGATCATCGGGATCGTGATGCTGCGTAGCTGCTTGAAGTTGCTCGCGCCGTCCAGCGTGGCGGCCTCGTACAGCTCGCGAGGGACGGCCTGCATGGCGGCCAGGAAGATCAGCGCGTTGTAGCCGGTCCAGCGCCACATGATCATCACCGACAGGGCGATGTGCGAGGTCGCGGTGCCGGCCGCCCAGTCGATGTTCCCGACGCCGAACCAGGACAGGATCCAGTTGATCATTCCGAAGTCCCGGCCGAAGAGCTGGCTGAAGATCACCACGACCGCCACGACGCTCGTGACGTTCGGCAGCAGCAGCGAGACGCGGAACAACGTCTGGAAGCGCAGCCGCCGGTTGAGCAGGTGCGCCAGCCAGATGGCCAGCGCCAGCTGCGGCACCGTCGACAGCACGCCGATGGAGAGGGTGTTGAAGGTGGCGTTCCAGAAGTACGCGTCCGCCAGCAGCGTCGAGTAGTTGCCCAGCCCGACGAACTCCTGGGTCTCCGACAACAGCGTCCACTCGTGCAGGCTCACCCAGGCCGTGTAGACCAGCGGGAACAGCCCGAAGGCGCAGAAGAGCAGGAAGAACGGCGCCACGTAGGCGTACGGCGACACCCTCAGGTCGAGGGTGTGCCGCACGCTGCGCCTACGCCGTCGCGTGATCGCGAGGGGAAGGGTGCTCATTTGATCTTCTTGACGTCCTCGAGCACCTGCGCCCACGCCTCGTCCGGCGTCTGCTTGCCCTGCTCGACGCGGCCGAGGCCGTTGCCGATGGCCACGCGCACGTCGCCTTCCTTGGGGCCGAGGTGCTGCGGCTTGAGCGCCTTGGCGGCCTCGGAGTAGATCTTGCCGATGGGGGCGTCGCCGAAGAACGGCTTGGTGAAGTTCTGGATCGACGGGTCGTCGTAGAGGGCCGGGATGGACGGGAACGTGCCCTCCTCCTTGAACACCTTCGCCTGGTTCTCCTTGGAGGTCAGGAAGTTGATCAGCTCGGCTGCCTCCTTCGGGTGCTTGCTCTGCTTGGGCACCATGAGGTGCGAGCCGCCGCTGTTGCCTGAGCCGCCGGGCACGGTCGCGATGTCCCACTTACCGGAGGCGTCCTTGGCCTGCTCCTGGATGAAGCCGGTCATCCAGGCAGGGCAGATGATCGTGGCGAACGAGCCCTTGGCGAAACCGGTGTTCCACGGCGGCGAGAAGGCCGCGAGCTTGGCGGTCAGGCCCTCCTGGGTGAGCTGGTTGGACAGGTCCCAGGCCTTCTTCACGTCGGGGTTGGTGCCCACGATGATGTTGTCCTGGGCGTCGTAGAGGCCGACCGGGGCCTGGTTGACCATGGCGCGGAAGATCTCACCGGGGGAGTCCACGAACTTCGCGCCGGCCACGTTCGCCGCGGCGAACTTCTTGCCGGTCTCGATGTACTGCTCCCACGTCGGCCAGAGCGCCGCCACCTCGGTCCGGTCCGTCGGCAGTCCGGCCTTGTCGAACAGGTCCTTGCGGTAGCACATGGCGAGGCCGCCGACGTCGGTGCCGAGCCCGAGCACCTGCGTGCCGTCCTTGCTCAGGCCCTGCTGCCACTTCCAGTCCAGGTAGTCGGCCTTGCGCTGGTCGAGCCCGTACTGCTTGAGGTCGGCGAACTTGCCGGGCTGCGCGGTGAACGTGCTGATGTAGCCGACCTCGACCGCCTCGATGTCCCCCGCGCCCGCGTTCGTGGCCAGCCGCTTGACCAGGTTGCTGTGGTGGTCGTTGAACTGCGTGACGTTCTCGACGATCTCGATGTTCGGGTGGGTCTTCTTGTACTCCTCATAGAGCGGCTTGAAGCCGAAGTCGCCGAAGAGGCCGATGGTCAGCTTGATCTTCTCGCCCGGCGCGGCGCTCGTCGGGGTGGCCGTGTTCCCTCCGCCGCCGCACGCGGCCGTGAGCAGGGCCGCGGCGAGGAGAGGTACGGCGAGCCGGATTCGAGGGGTCATGGAACCCTCCTGTGAAGGAGTCAGGGGATCGGGTGAGAGAGCGCTCTCTCAAGAGATTCCCGAGATTCACCTCGCTCTGTCAACGGGTGTTAGATAACGATCGGTTCACGCGAGAGAGCGCGTTCACGGCCGGTGCAAGGCGCGCGCAGCGGAATCGACGGAGGGGGCAGGGGCTTCAGCCGCTGAGGGCGCGGCCCGCCATGCGGGCGTACATGCGGCCGGGGCTGGGGGCCTTCGTCAGGAAGCCGGGCAACATGGGGAGTTCAACGGCGAACGGGTCGAGCCGCTCGTACAGCTCGTTCGCGTCCGCCGGCCGGTCGCCTGGCTGCTTCTCGAGCAGCTGCGCCAGCAGCGCGCTCAACGCGGTGGGAATGCCCGGGACGGCCGGCGGACGCTCCTTGACCTGCTTCTCGAAGACCATGTAGTCGGTGGGCCCGGTGAAGAGCTGGCGTCCCGTCAACATCTCGTGCAGGACGCAGCCGAGCGAGTAGAGATCGCTGCGCGGCTCGGCGATGCCGTGCTGGATCTGCTCCGGCGCCATGTACGCCGGCGTGCCCAGGATCTGCCCGATCCGCGTGAACGTGGTCACGTCCGCGTCACGCAGCAGGGCCAGGCCGAAGTCCAGCACCTTCACGCTGCCGTCGGGGCAGAGCATCAGGTTCGTCGGCTTGAGATCGCGATGGCAGATCGACAGGGCGTGCGCCGCCGAGAGCACCGCGCACGCCTGGGCCGCGATGGCGGCCGCCCACGGCACGGGCAGCGGCCCGTGCTCGCTGACCACGTCGGCCACCGTCACGCCCTCGATGAACTGCATCACCTGGTAGAGCCGCTGCTCATGGGTGCCGAAGTCGTAGAGTACGGGCGCGCCGGGATGCTCCAGTCTCGCCAGGATGCGGGCCTCGCGGATGAAGCGGCGCTCCAGCTCCTGCTCCGGGCCGCTGGGCACCCTGAGCAGCTTCACCGCGACCCGGCGGTCCAGGTGACGGTCGTGCCCGGCGTAGACCGCGCCCATGCCGCCTTGACCGAGAGGGAGGTCGTCGAGTTCATAGCGGTCACCGATGACCATTCGCCCCTCCCCGCAGCCTTTCACGGAAAATTACTACATACGGAAAGTCAGGACTGAGGGTGCAGGTGGCCGTCCGTCAGGCCGTCGAGACCAAGCCTGATGAGCGTCTGCCCCAGCGTCGAGGTCTTGCGAATGGCGTCTTCGAGCACGGCGAGCTGGCGGAAGGCCTCGCCGTACGCCTTCTGCTCCTTGAGCGACAACCGCGGCAGGCGGGTGCGGCGCACGTCGAACCTGCTGGAGCCGGTCGTGGCCCGGCCACCCGCGGCACGCAGGTAGCCGGCCAGGAAGTCAGGATCCAGCCGGCGCGAGTCCACCCGGTAGAGCGTCAGGTGCGGGCCCAGCACCGCGCCGCCGTCGGCCATCACGCGCACGCTGGAGTAGGAGGCCACCACGTCGCCGGGGCGGATCGTGACCAAGCCCTGCTGCATGGTCGTGAAGCCGGAGGGTGGCGTGCCGTTGAGCACGTCGTCCGCGGTGAGGACCGGGACGTCGCCGCCGTCCGCGGTCATCTTGGGCGGGGCCTGCAACGTGGTCACCAGGCCCTCCTTGATCAGATCGCCCAGCGTGGTGGCGGGCTGGTCGAGCGGCTGCTCCAGGATCTTCAGATCCGGCGGCACGGCGGCGGCCGCCAGGAAACGGTCGCGAGCCTCGGCGAAGGCCCGGCCGACGTCGCCGCGGCGCTGGTGGCGGGCCGGGGTCATGTCGACCTCGTCGGCCAGCAGGTCGATGATGCGCACGCTCTGATCGGAACGGTCCTCCAGGTACGCCCGCCAGGCCGGCTCCACGCTCCCCAGGTCGGCGGTGGCGTCAAGGATGAGCACCTCGGACGGCGGCCGCTCGCCCGCGGCCGGGCGGCGCAGCAGCCACAGGTCCGAGCCGGGAAGCGCCACGACGGCACGCAACGCGCCGGCACGCAGCAGGTTGGCGCGGATGCGGCGGCCCGCCTTGCGGCTCGCGGCGGCCGGGGGCATGAGGATGGCCACCAACCCGCCCGGCTTGACGTGGGTGAGGCAGTGCTGCACCCAGGCCAGCTCGGGCTCGCCGCGCGGCGGCAGGCCGTACTCCCAGCGCGGATCGCCGGTCAGCTCCTCGTAACCCCAGGCCCGCTCGTTGAACGGCGGGTCGCACACCACCGCGTCGGCCCGCTGCCCGGCGAAGCCGTCGTGACGCATCGAGTCGCCGGCCACGATGTCGGCGTCGACGCCACGCAGCCGGAGCCTGGAGGCGGTGATGGCGGCCGAGGTCTCGCTGAGCTCCTGGCCCAGCACCCGAGCCGTCCCGTCGAGGGCCAGCAGCAGCGTGCCGACCCCGCAGGCGGGGTCGAGGACCGTCCCGCCGTCCGTGCGTACGAGCCGGACCATCAGCTCGGCCACGTCCTCGCGGGTGACCGACAGCTGGCGGGAGTGGGCTTCGAGGTAACGCTCGCACAGGAACTCGTACGCGGTCAGCGGGTCGTGCTGCCCCGCCAGCTCCATGACCAGCCCGGCCAGCTCCGGATCGAGCCGGTCCGGTGCGGTGTCCGCCCGGCTCGGACCGTCGCTCAGGGAGGACTCACCGGAGGCCGCGGCCGGCGCGCTCTGCTGCCCGGCCAGCAACGTCCCGGCCTGGGCGACCAACTCGCCCAGCCGCAAATCGCCGGCGGCTTTCAGGCGTTGCCACACCCGATCTCCCAGCGAGACCTGGTAGGACTTCCCATAGCGGCGCAGCTAGGACTCGATCTGACGCAGGGAGAACAACGGCTGGTTGGCGGTGCCGCCGGTGGGCTGAGGGAAGTCGTCGTGGCGGCGGCGCCAGTTGCTCACCGCGGCCCGCCCGACACCGGCGAGCCGGGCGATGTCCCCGGCGTTGACGGTCGGGTCGTGGCTCATGGAGCCCAGAGTAGTTCACAAGAGTCTTCAGCGCATCTGCTTGTGAAGTCTTTCAACCAATGATTTACTGCAGGGTATGAAGCACAACATCCGCTATGCCGCCGGATCAGACGTGGGCCGCCGCAGGGAGCAGAACGAGGATTCCGGCTATGCGAGTGGCCGGTTGCTCGTGGTGGCCGACGGGATGGGCGGGCACGCGGCGGGCGAGCTGGCGAGCTCGGCCGCCATCGCGGTCATGCACGAGCTGGATGCCACGCTTCCCGAGACCGGTGCCGACCTGGAGGCGGCGCTGGAGGGCGCCGTGCAGGAGGCGGGGCGCAGGCTGGTGGAGCTGGCCGACATCGACCCGGCGCGCCGGGGGATGGGGACCACGGTGACCGCCATGTTGTGGGACGGCTACCGGTTCGCCCTGGCTCATCTCGGTGACTCCCGCGGATACCTGCTGCGCGATGGTGCTCTCTACCAGATGACCAAGGATCACACACTTGTGCAGTCGATGGTGGACGAAGGAAGGATCACGGAGGATCAAGCCGCCGTGCATCCCCGGCGCTCGATGGTGTTGCGGGTGCTCGGCAGCGAGGGCAGGGCGGAGCCCGACATGGCGCTGCGCGAGGCCGAGCCTGATGATCGCTACCTCCTCTGCTCCGACGGGCTGACGACCGTCCTCGGGCCCGAGGTCCTGCACGAGGTGCTGACCACGGTGGCAGACCCGGCGGCGGCCGTCCAGCGGCTCATCGATCTGGCCAACGAAGGCGGGTCGCCCGACAACGTGACCGTGATCGTGGCCGACGTGGTGGCGCCGGGCGCGGGGGACGTGACCGTTTATCGCGTGGGTGCAGGCTCCTGACATGCGTGGGCGCTAGTCCCATCTGTCTCAACAGTCACATAGCCGATATTTCGGCTCATTGCAAGACACTTTCTCAGTCATCCGCGCAATTTCTTGACGGCGCTATTACAGTCCATCGTGATTTGCCGGTTTTCTGGGAGGAGTCACCCTGGACCCGATCGCTGACGAGCTGCTGGAAACGGTACGGCAGGAACTCGGCTATAAGGAGAAGGGCGGCCAGTTCACCAAGTTCGGCCAGTGGTACGCGGATCGCGTCCAAGACACCCAGTACCGCAATGCGCCGTGGTGTGACATGTTCCTGGCCTGGGCGGCCGACAAGGCGGGCCTCACCCAATATGTCGGCGAGTTCGCCTGGACGCCGTCGCACGCCGCCTGGTTCATCAAACAGGGAGCCTGGACACAGCGTCCCGAGCCCGGCGCGCTGGTCTTCTTCGACTGGCGCGGCGGCAAAAGCTACAAAGGCATCGACCACGTCGGAGTCGTGGAGCGCGTCGACGGCAAGAAAATCCACACGATCGAGGCGAACGTCGATCGCGTCTGGCTCAAGCGCAAGACCCGGGAGACCGACAAGGTCGTCGGGTACGGTGTGCCGCGGCTGGTCAAGGCCGGTGCGGAGAAGGCCGACGAGATCCGCTCGACCGAGCGGCCCTTCGTCTCGGCGCCACGGTCGGAGCCCGCGCCCGGGTCGCCGCTGGACGTGTTAGGCACGCCGCCCGCCTTATTGGCCGCCATGGTGCTCATGACCATCGTGCTCTCCTTACGCGTCACCGGCCGCCGCCGCGGCACCCACCGCCGCCTGCCCTGGCCATGGAACGCGCCAACCGGCCGGCGCGCCGAGAAGCCGGCACCCCGCCCCACACGCTCCACGTCCCCTATGCGTGACGAGGGCGAGACCCACGAGAAGGCCCCGGTGGGCGTGGCGAAGGCGTTGGCGGGCGCGACCAAGGCGCAGGCCGGCGCCCCCAAAGCGCAACCAGGGACCGCCAAGAAACGCGCCACCGCCACGCAGCCCGACCGCTCCACCAGGAGTCGCGTCCCGGCCGGCTCCGGAAATGCGGCCACCCGGCACTCCAGCCCCACCCGGCGCAAGCCCTACGACCCCACCTGAGCCACCCATCGCTGCCCAGACGTTGTGCCGCCCGCTGGTCGGCAACGCCCTGCCGGCCGAGTGGCCCTGCCGGTCCGCAACGCCACGCCGGGCAGTCGGCAGGGTCGATGCCGGGCGACGCCGGCTGGGCGGCTGCGTCCGTGCTGCCGGGTTGTTGCGCTATGAGGTGAGGTCGATGACGACCTTGACGTCGTCGCCTGGTTCAAAGGCGTCCAGGGCGCGGTCCAGCGGCACCCGACGCGTGATGAGCCGCTCCAACCACCCCGGGTCCGCCTTGGCCAGCGCCGCGGCCGCATCTCTGTAGTGACGCTGGTTGGCGTTGACGGTGCCGAAGACCACGTCGTTCTCCAGCACGATGTCCCGGTTGATCACCCCCGCGTCCACCCGGTGCGTACGCCCGCCGGGCGCGAGGCCGCACAGGCACACGATGCCCGCCGGGCTCGTGGTGATCATGGCGTCGATGACGAGCTGCCCCGCACCGGTGCACTCGATGATGATGTCCGGTTTGGAGGAGGCGAAGGCCTCCAGTGACGACGCCGAGTGGTACGTCCCGCCCAGATCGTCCACCAGCCGCGACTTGAGCCCTTCCGGAGCCCGGTCGAGCACGTGCACCTCCAGCCCCCGCTGCTGCCCGAACAGCGCGGCCAGCAGCCCGATCGGCCCCGCTCCGGTGACGAGCAGCTTGCGCGGTTCGAACCAGGCCCGCGAGCCGATCCGCTCGATCTGCTCCCACGCCTTGGCCACGATCGACGCCGGCTCCATCAGCATGCCGACGCTCTCCAGCGACGGGTCCAGACGCACCGCGTATCCGGCCTCGACGGTCCAGCGCTCGCTGGCGTACCCGTCGATCTCCTTGATGCCGCGCTCGGTGTAGCGGCCGTTGCGGCACATGTCGAACTCGCCGCGCGCGCACGCCGCGCACGGCACAGGATCGGGCCGGCGCACCACGCCGACCACCAGATCGCCGGCGGAGAACGCCGAGCCTTCCGGCACCTCGAGCACCCGGCCGAGCGACTCGTGCCCGATGATCATCCGTTCCTTGCCGGGCGGCGGCCAGCCGTACTCGGCGTCCGCCAGTTCCCTGTCGGTCCCGCAGATGCCCAGCGCGAGCCCTTGGACGAGCAGCTCACCCTTGCCGGGTTCGGGGTCGGGCACGTCCTGCACGTCGAGCGTCCCTTTGTGGCCTGGCGCAAACGTCAGCGCACGCATCCGGCGTCACCTCCTCGCCGGTTTCCTACCCCGCACGTCCTGGGAAATAGTAGGACGTCCTAGTATCTTCGAAGGAGAGCCCTCACGAAGGAGTGATCAGGCGTGCACGTCCCGGTACACCCAGTCCGTTTCGTGACCGCCGCGGCCCTGTTCGACGGCCATGACGCGGCGATCAACATCATGCGGCGCATTCTCCAGTCGCAGGGCGCGGAGGTGATCCACCTCGGTCACAACCGCTCGGTCGAGGAGATCGTCACGGCTGCGATCCAGGAGGACGTCCAGGGCGTGGCGATCAGCTCCTACCAGGGCGGGCACGTCGAGTTCTTCACCTACCTGGTGGAGCTGCTGCGT from Nonomuraea polychroma encodes the following:
- a CDS encoding HsdM family class I SAM-dependent methyltransferase, producing the protein MWQRLKAAGDLRLGELVAQAGTLLAGQQSAPAAASGESSLSDGPSRADTAPDRLDPELAGLVMELAGQHDPLTAYEFLCERYLEAHSRQLSVTREDVAELMVRLVRTDGGTVLDPACGVGTLLLALDGTARVLGQELSETSAAITASRLRLRGVDADIVAGDSMRHDGFAGQRADAVVCDPPFNERAWGYEELTGDPRWEYGLPPRGEPELAWVQHCLTHVKPGGLVAILMPPAAASRKAGRRIRANLLRAGALRAVVALPGSDLWLLRRPAAGERPPSEVLILDATADLGSVEPAWRAYLEDRSDQSVRIIDLLADEVDMTPARHQRRGDVGRAFAEARDRFLAAAAVPPDLKILEQPLDQPATTLGDLIKEGLVTTLQAPPKMTADGGDVPVLTADDVLNGTPPSGFTTMQQGLVTIRPGDVVASYSSVRVMADGGAVLGPHLTLYRVDSRRLDPDFLAGYLRAAGGRATTGSSRFDVRRTRLPRLSLKEQKAYGEAFRQLAVLEDAIRKTSTLGQTLIRLGLDGLTDGHLHPQS
- a CDS encoding ABC transporter substrate-binding protein, which encodes MTPRIRLAVPLLAAALLTAACGGGGNTATPTSAAPGEKIKLTIGLFGDFGFKPLYEEYKKTHPNIEIVENVTQFNDHHSNLVKRLATNAGAGDIEAVEVGYISTFTAQPGKFADLKQYGLDQRKADYLDWKWQQGLSKDGTQVLGLGTDVGGLAMCYRKDLFDKAGLPTDRTEVAALWPTWEQYIETGKKFAAANVAGAKFVDSPGEIFRAMVNQAPVGLYDAQDNIIVGTNPDVKKAWDLSNQLTQEGLTAKLAAFSPPWNTGFAKGSFATIICPAWMTGFIQEQAKDASGKWDIATVPGGSGNSGGSHLMVPKQSKHPKEAAELINFLTSKENQAKVFKEEGTFPSIPALYDDPSIQNFTKPFFGDAPIGKIYSEAAKALKPQHLGPKEGDVRVAIGNGLGRVEQGKQTPDEAWAQVLEDVKKIK
- a CDS encoding PP2C family protein-serine/threonine phosphatase, whose amino-acid sequence is MKHNIRYAAGSDVGRRREQNEDSGYASGRLLVVADGMGGHAAGELASSAAIAVMHELDATLPETGADLEAALEGAVQEAGRRLVELADIDPARRGMGTTVTAMLWDGYRFALAHLGDSRGYLLRDGALYQMTKDHTLVQSMVDEGRITEDQAAVHPRRSMVLRVLGSEGRAEPDMALREAEPDDRYLLCSDGLTTVLGPEVLHEVLTTVADPAAAVQRLIDLANEGGSPDNVTVIVADVVAPGAGDVTVYRVGAGS
- a CDS encoding glucose 1-dehydrogenase, translating into MRALTFAPGHKGTLDVQDVPDPEPGKGELLVQGLALGICGTDRELADAEYGWPPPGKERMIIGHESLGRVLEVPEGSAFSAGDLVVGVVRRPDPVPCAACARGEFDMCRNGRYTERGIKEIDGYASERWTVEAGYAVRLDPSLESVGMLMEPASIVAKAWEQIERIGSRAWFEPRKLLVTGAGPIGLLAALFGQQRGLEVHVLDRAPEGLKSRLVDDLGGTYHSASSLEAFASSKPDIIIECTGAGQLVIDAMITTSPAGIVCLCGLAPGGRTHRVDAGVINRDIVLENDVVFGTVNANQRHYRDAAAALAKADPGWLERLITRRVPLDRALDAFEPGDDVKVVIDLTS
- a CDS encoding serine/threonine-protein kinase — encoded protein: MVIGDRYELDDLPLGQGGMGAVYAGHDRHLDRRVAVKLLRVPSGPEQELERRFIREARILARLEHPGAPVLYDFGTHEQRLYQVMQFIEGVTVADVVSEHGPLPVPWAAAIAAQACAVLSAAHALSICHRDLKPTNLMLCPDGSVKVLDFGLALLRDADVTTFTRIGQILGTPAYMAPEQIQHGIAEPRSDLYSLGCVLHEMLTGRQLFTGPTDYMVFEKQVKERPPAVPGIPTALSALLAQLLEKQPGDRPADANELYERLDPFAVELPMLPGFLTKAPSPGRMYARMAGRALSG
- a CDS encoding CHAP domain-containing protein, yielding METVRQELGYKEKGGQFTKFGQWYADRVQDTQYRNAPWCDMFLAWAADKAGLTQYVGEFAWTPSHAAWFIKQGAWTQRPEPGALVFFDWRGGKSYKGIDHVGVVERVDGKKIHTIEANVDRVWLKRKTRETDKVVGYGVPRLVKAGAEKADEIRSTERPFVSAPRSEPAPGSPLDVLGTPPALLAAMVLMTIVLSLRVTGRRRGTHRRLPWPWNAPTGRRAEKPAPRPTRSTSPMRDEGETHEKAPVGVAKALAGATKAQAGAPKAQPGTAKKRATATQPDRSTRSRVPAGSGNAATRHSSPTRRKPYDPT
- a CDS encoding carbohydrate ABC transporter permease, translated to MSTLPLAITRRRRRSVRHTLDLRVSPYAYVAPFFLLFCAFGLFPLVYTAWVSLHEWTLLSETQEFVGLGNYSTLLADAYFWNATFNTLSIGVLSTVPQLALAIWLAHLLNRRLRFQTLFRVSLLLPNVTSVVAVVVIFSQLFGRDFGMINWILSWFGVGNIDWAAGTATSHIALSVMIMWRWTGYNALIFLAAMQAVPRELYEAATLDGASNFKQLRSITIPMIRPTIVFVVIVSTIGAMQIIAEPMLFGQSSGGGGGIATGGPDRQFQTLALFVYEQGFANSTFDFGYASAASWLMFLAVVFVAGINFLITRRVKGGLV
- a CDS encoding GH1 family beta-glucosidase, coding for MIFPEDFVWGAATASYQIEGAVKEDGRGQSIWDTFSHTPGKVVDGDTGDVACDHYHRYKDDIGLMRELRLGAYRFSIAWPRIQPDGAGPVNPRGLAFYDKLVDELLAAEISPYATLYHWDLPQALEDRGGWTNRDTAYRFADYAAAVHDRLGDRVHTWATLNEPWVSAYLGYGNGVHAPGRRDPAEAMRSAHHLLLGHGLAARRLRPGTVMLVVNSAPVLTPAQVGDPSAVPSEADAAAVHRIHALLTRQFLDPAVHGTYPAEVLEAAARNGGTEHIRDGDLALINAPIDLIGINYYNPCVVESGPGLPADAAWPGSEDVRFAAADAPTTAMGWPIVPDGLSRLLIRLSHDYPEVGLMVTENGAAFDDVVENGRVHDADRLAYLDGHLREVWRAVQAGADLRGYLVWSLLDNFEWAEGYRRRFGIVHVDYPTQTRVLKDSALWYRDVIARNGL
- a CDS encoding carbohydrate ABC transporter permease; translated protein: MRLRYLTLIAVAFFSAFPLYYSVVVASRHNSALAQVPPPLIPGGNFFANVSRVFDTVPFGLALVNSLIVAGSISIAVMFFSTLAGFAFAKLAFRGRNIMLVITVATMMVPAQLGIIPLYMLMVKLEWTGTNYALIVPALVNAFGVFFMTQYLSRALPTELLEAGRVDGCSTWGLFWHVVLPAARPAAAVLGMLTFMSAWNDYFWPLVVLTPDNPTVQVALSTLASGYVNDYVLGLAGTAIGTLPLVAVFALFGKHIIGGIMQGAVKG